The nucleotide sequence AAACAACATACCTAGAAGTAGATTGAATTCAGTCATGAAACATAAGGTACGCCGTAACAAGCGCCCTCATGCATCGGCTAACATGTTTGGGACAGGCCGTCACAACGTACTTGTAACAGTCTGTAGTATGGTataggggcgtgtagtattcttagattgttgttttcctagtctacaggctaaatacaacaacgttttgacttgaatatattttccTTCCCTTTATGGACAGAACACCACCTAATTGTATAGAGcgtaaatttatacatttgtagttaGCAGGATTCGCCTGATATTTTtcttatataaaaaaaacaacaacaatacgtGTCCCTGTGGTCTGTAGGTACACCCGTTACAGCTCTGTGTTCCAGATTGCTGTAGCTAAGCTTTAACAAGAGCGCCAACAACGACGAATCTTAGCTTTCAATTTAACCCACAATCTGTCTCTATAACTTTTACACACACTTTTATACAACATAATCGGCATTTAAGTGACGTATATTGTAAGGGTCGAGGACTTCTTGCTTGTTAAAAGTGATTTACTAGAATTGAAAGTGTTTCGTGACCACTTCAAATGACGTTTTGTCATGCCAACGGACACTTACAGGCAACTGGAAAGAGCGCTATCACTACTGGTGCTGCTGCAAGGTTGCACTATGCAAATCATAACAAAAAGTGACTCCAGTCTGTGTCACACTTTTTACAGCGTTTATATTAGTGTAAAATAACAGCCCTGCTTCATTGTGTTGGTGAAGCCGTGTCGTTTACTCTGTTTCCTGGTTTTATCGTGAAATAGAAACATCCCCGACCATTTTACATGAAAGAGTCAGTAACCTTCATTTCCACCATATAAAGGTTCATGTTCTAACAAttagaaatatatattgattagGTACCAAGCAAACATTATAATTCCGAATCCCAACCAAACCACCCCCGAAAACGCCTACGGCGAAATATCGGGTATTTTTTAACCGTAAAGCTTGGAAACATGCGCTTTTTCTGTTGTACAGTGTGTAGAAGTTGAAATATCGTGTAAAATTGTTCGCATTGCTTCCTAGTcgtagttttattattatttataatcattttctttagtTCAGGTCATATCCCTACTTGTCgtcaaatgtaaatatatgcatgtCTGCATGTTTGTCCATGGATCTGTAGATCATCAATGTAGGGTTAAAAAAGAAACTTAATTCATTTAGTTTGGGATTGGAGGGGTTGTGGACTATTATAGTTCTCATCCGACAAACACGATTTTATTTTAATGCAAGCTGTGTTTCACCCCTATAGTATAGATACAAATGAGAAATGGAAGACGTTGTGAATGCATGTCATTAAAATCATAGACCAGGGTCTatgctaaaaatacaataaaagagCTTGTTTGTCACTACATAAACTTACCGGCTTTAAATTCATACtatttatatactttatattcatactgatttcaaattgattgtgctgtctgaaacagtTATCAGTCATTTGCCAATTATAGTTAGAAGTTAatgttttatcctacattgaactattgatctcgctcGCCCCTTTATAGTACTAGGCGATTGAGTTCAGCGCAAGACCACACTAGCCAAACACTTCTAAAGTTTTATCACTAGATTTGTATATTTAGTATACTGTGAGATTATATATTAAACGGGGTTACAATGTTTACGAGCACCTGTGATCATTCAGTACTCAAGGTATATAAACTTATCACCACATATCATACCTGTAGCAATCGGGATTTTACACTCGacatttacattatatgtaccgGGAATGGCTTCATTAAGTTCATGTACTACCATCGTTACAATAGTAAATCAAACTTTACTATTGTCAAGGTCATGGGTGACTCAAGGTGAGACATCGTTATTggccaaaatacaaatattggtCAGAAAATTGCATAATTTGTTTTCGACAAAACATGTCTTCATCTATCACGGCTACCGAGCAGAAATTAGAGTAAATGAAACGTCCACTCGGTCTTGAATCGGAATGTCAATGAACCATGTAGTGTTTCCATAGCAATTCTCATCCATCAATCCCTAGAATAGTGCATCCcgtcataaaataaaatgtaaaacacaacaacaataacCCCAAGTAAACCATGCAAGGTTAGATAATAATCCTTGGTATATTTATTCAGGAACTACCTTGAAAATCAGGGCttattatttattgtaataACCTGATTGTCTGACAATTTGTTACCTATTATATATGTTTTGCTAGTCATGTTATTAAGGAACAAATGATATCACATTTGACAATGTCACCACTTCATCCAAGGTGATCAAATAATTAACTTCCTGCCACTTTAGGTCCATCAGTCTCGTGTGTCGGTAGTCAATGTTACACCTGGTAGTAAACGCCATAGTTGTTTACGTTGTAAGAGTGGAACCTGAGTTTGTTGGATTTAATGTCGATCTTGTGGACACATGCAATGGCGGCGTTCTCAGTTTGTCGACATGTAATTGAAGCATGGCACACAGACTACACACTGCAATACTGTCTTCTTTTATTGTTTGACAGTGTAAAAGACGTCTGTCCTCTGATTTCACTTTATTCAACTTCACTTCATCTAGTATATTGTtgtctcatctcatctcatctcatctcatctcatctcatctcatcaaaccccttctcttctcttctcttctcttctctcttctcttctcttctcttctcttctcttctcttctcttctcttctcttctcttctcttctcttctcttctcttctcatAACACCTATTTCATCACAATCACGCCAAATCACATCATATCTCATATCTCACCCCATCCCATAATACATCGtttcatcacatcatatcatcaACTCTAGTCTCGTCTTGTCTAATCCCATCTCACcccttctcttctcttctcttctcttctcttctcttctcttctcttctcttctcttctcttctcgtCTCGTCTCTTCTcgtctcttctcttctcttctcttctcgtctcttctcttctcttctcttctcttctctcttctcttctcttctcttctcttctcttctcttctcttctcttctcttctcctctcctctcctctcctcccTTTCCTGTTCCTTCCCGTCTTGTTTCATCTCAAGTCTCATCTGTCCTCTGACCAAATCTACTCACATTTCGATTCATCTCATTTTATCCACGAATCTGGTATAATCTAGTCCAATTTAAACAAATGTATTGTCATAGAATCCCTATTTACaattatatcataaaatacatattCAAGAGAATGTCGTGCAGAGGTTGACAATAGTTACTCAATACATACAAACTAACACAACCCACGTGACATATCAGACGCTGTCCTAAATACAATGCCACCAATGTATCTCTTCAGGTGAATTAAACAACATTGTTTACTCATGCTTGTTTACGTCTGTCTTATTTTACTGCTTTATTGGCAATAAGTCAAGAACTGATTGTTGGTTTATACCTGAATAACGAAAGTCTGTCATTCGTTGACACGTTGgaattttgatatcatatcaTGACGTATATGGTCAGGTACGTGTGCTGATACTCAGGCACGTCAATACGTGAGTTAATGTACTGTCAAGACACGCGGTCAAAAAGTTCATACATTGCCAAACTTTACAGTTGCTTTCACCAAGCTGTGCGGCATACCACCTGAATGTATCCCTTTATGTGTTGAGTACCCCGAGATGACCTATACATACACTCCCCTTTGAGCTACTACCCTTTGTTATGGAGATGACGTCATTCTTCTCAAGTCTTGAGATGTAAGTGAcaactgaaaacaaatatacGCATGAATACAACTGGAGACCGATAATTACAAACTTTCACCTCATAAATAGATGCCGACTATGCTTGTGACGGTTGACTTATTTAGTTTTTGTTGCAGACATTTAAACTGGACGAACTTATACATTCACTTTTTCGTGGTATTTCACAGAGATCGAAAAAATATAGTCGCTCtcatatgtacagatatacaatattcaataaCATTCAAAGGCTTTAATTAAAGGAAAAATTGCAGAAAAGCTAGCATAAGTATGATAATTTGTGTTATAAAAAGTCGAAAAGTCAGATTTTTTCTTAAGTTACTTAATTATGACACTATAATTGTATACAGCAAAATTCTATATGAGACATACATCAAAAGACTGGTAAGGATGGATTATTTATTGTTGACATTCTCTTCCCTGAGCATTAAGTTATATTATTTGTGataataatatttacaatatttacaattttcgtcattctttacaattttaacaatgtattttttttttaatttgaaaaaaatatagacTATTGCGTGTAATCCCGTATAATTCTAGTTTCAACCATTTTCGAGAAGagattaaaaatttaaaaaaaaaaaaaaaaaattcggaTTACTGTCATGCGCCAAATATCAATCGTCTTGCGCTAGCGTCACCATGCGTGACATTATTATGATGTCAAAACGTTCATCTTTATGCAAGacatattgttacactttctatAGTTCCTGTTACTGTTAAGTTTTAGCTCAGACCACTAGGTTTTGGTGACGTCATAATTTGAGTCTGTAAGAACTGACATTTCAGCTCCTATCTGTAGTATAAGACAGTAAGGTCCCAAGTCCTCACTGATCTAGtatgtaacaaaatatacaaattctAAATCAATGATTGGACTTCTGATTCAAGTAATTCTCCAAATCATGAGAACaataaaatatgtgtttgtgtgtgtgtgtgtgtgtgtgtgtgtttgtgtgtgtgtgtgtgtgagtgcgcgcgcgcgcgcgcgtgtgtgtgtcgtgtgtgcgtgtgtccaGCTCAAAAacagtttgttttgatattgCTAGATCATGGAAAGTTTGTTTTCAATCTTGACTTAAGCTTGAATAACTTCAGAGTCTTCAGTACTGACAACTTCCTTATTTTCAGTCGGAGCTTCTGCATCAACCTCCACGTCTTTGACGGCTGGTATTTCTTCTTTGAAACCTTCATTTTCTATTCCATTGGACTGTTTTCCTTCTGTAATGTCAGACGGCTTCTCGTTTGTCTTGGTTTCCTCCATCGATTCCTCCTCGAGTCCAACTACGTCTTTCTTGAAAAACTTCTTATAGATGAGGTAGACACCTGCAATGGACATGCCGACTATGAAACTTATAAGACCGTGTAAAGCCGGTATGAGACCAGTCTTGACCCCCTGTAGTCCATCCTCCCTGAGAAGGGTTAGGTTGACAACGGTCAAGGCCAATGCCGTGTTTTGGATTCCTGTCTCAAACGCAATGGTGCGGCATTTCTTATGCTCTTGGCGGAGTGCCCACGGTATGGCATAACCAATGGCGAACGCCAACGTGGGAAGGAGGAAGCTAACGATGTAGGGTTTCCATGACGACTTGAACATCAACGGATTCATGAGACAGATAACTACCAAGGCAGAAACGATTCCCAATACAGTGATGATACTGCAAACCTACAAAGAAAACACATGGCACAACTTTTTTACTAAATATAACTGAATAAATTCAAGTTTCGACCGTAATCAAAATAGCCTTATTGTCATGCCAACAAAGGATTCCGACTAGGATATCTCTGAGTAGGACAAACGATAGTCGGAATCCCTCGATTATTCTAGATGGACAAACAAAGTAAGTTTTTAGAAGTCGGACCGTATTTAACTTTACACGACCTTTGATCTACTTACCAGAGCAATTTTTGCCGCGTATTTCGGTAACTTCCATCTAATCAGCATCCCGAATACTCCAGGAATAAGGATAAGAATCAGTGCTATAatgatgtccaaatatggtaatgtgGCTGCAGCCTCGATCCAACTACGACTATATACGAATAACCATAGCGGCATAAACGCCATGGCAAATATTGTTGAGAATGTGGTCATCACAATGCTGAGGGCAAAATAGAGAACGGTATGAATACAATGTTTATATGTGTTCTTATTACAAACGATTactttttactttgttttaagtttgtttattgtacTTAGAAGGAGTTTTTATGTCCAATAAATAGGTTATATGTTTCGCATCCATTTTATGACATATTGCGTTATCGGTGAATCTCATATATAGTTAATGACATTTACCTGAGACATGTATCTCCATCGGTTAGGTACGTCATCACGTTGGAGAGTGTACCCCCGGGGCAAGTAGCGATGGCCAAGGCACCAATGGCAACGGATGCTTCCAGATCACATGCCATAGCTAGACTCCAGCCCAGGAAAGGTGATATCAGAAACTGACAACACAATCCAATGACTGGACCGATTGGTTTCTTGATGTTTTCCCAGACTTCTCTCAAAGTGATAGTAGCCCCCATTCCTATCATCATTACGACGAGTACGAATATGATGATGACCTGGTTGGCTATTACCAGATGTTTTGGTGGTCCCTGTGGGCCAGTGATATTCGTAGAGTTGGTGTCTGCCATTCTTCCTAATATACACCTATGGAAATTAAATGGCATTCgtaaaataatttataacaAGTGAGACCAGAAACGGACGGATGGTATTTCATGCAAACGAAAACCAGACAGCATATTGAATAAGTAGGTTTTCCCTACTGTATACCAGACCTGTGGCTGACTCAAGGGACGGAATTCATCACGGCCACGACGCGTGTCTGTCATAGGGTCTCTCAGCTTACAGAGAACGGTAAATAAATGTCAACAAATACAAGTGAAATCAAAAAGAAATTTGCGATTAGGAGATTTATACTATAGATATTGTCATCACTCAAAGTATAGTGGTGGTAGTACACAGTGTATTATCCACAAGTTACACAAAtagaaaaacagaaaatatgaagacagcaaaaaaaatgaaaagatatgacgttaattattggtcaatatcACACTGGTCACATTAATCATTTCACTGACGTGAAAGTTGACTTGTTACCATGCTTTCCAAACCAACACAATCAAATGTATGACAAGGTGTCATCTTTATATATGGGGAGGCATTCCAACATGCATTTGTAGGCAACCAAAAGAACcctctgtacatatatatatatatatatatatatatatatatatatatatatatatatatatatatatatatatatatatatatatatatatatatatatatatatatatatatatatatatatatatatatatatatatatatatatatatatatatatctgaatCAAGACTACTCGATAGAAGTTAATTTTTACAGTTAGTTAATTACATGGGGCCGGGGTTTCAACTGTTAAGTTTAACACATTTACACATTGTGCATTTTCTCTGTTATCCCGATGTCTACCCAAACTGACGTTATCGAATCATTTACTCGATTTGTCTGACTGGTGTGGTATAGATATCGCATGGTTATTATAGTGAAACTGTATgcatttacacttgatatggatgctataaacgactGTGGTACAGACAGAAAaggctttactttggtgttatgggttgttaTGTGTTCACTTGGTTTAGCATGGACAGTgctgtaaaaaaaacaccagcAGAAAAATGTTGAGATCtgctgtacatgtaattactgtACTGGTGCCTTTGAGAACGGCATACTCTCAGACATTGACACAGAACTATAACTAAACACACGACGTTTATTTGAGGATTTCGTGACACGGGGCAGTAAAATACTGAGTAGCGATCGGTAAGAATGGCATAGGTAGCTTACATGTTTATACGACTAAGTATTATCACCGTTGTCGCCTATCAAGATTGTATTTGGTGACGTCAATCCATCAAAATCTTAGCGCCAACACCATTGTAATACCTTACAACAATTCGAAAAGGGCTTTGgtatttgtgaaatgtatatgtTAAGTTATACAGTCGTTAATTTCTTGTTCAAACAAGAACTTTCATTTAAAAAAGGGAATCGAATACCACATTTACCATTGAAGCTGACAACACTTGACATAAATCTTTTAGCTTTCACTTGCCTTTATTACTGACTACTTGTGGTTTTGGTTTGAACTAATGGTAAATAAACTGTGTCGAATATTATGGTTGTCATTCTATGTGTGGCCTATAGCTACTAGCCTCTTGTTCTCTTCTGCGGGTGTGTGGTAGGTCGATGTCCGTTGTTAATGTTAGTTTTAACTTTTTGCTTAGCTAGTAATAGTTGATACAAACTGTAATATGATAAGTCATTTCGTGAAAAAAAAACCTCGACACAACTTTAATTGCTTGTCAAGCATACAATTTAGTTCGATTGCAGTACATTCGTGTACAATGCACGAATGGAATTTTCGGCTGCAACTAAAAATGCAAAGGGTGAAGTTCGACTTGTTGAAATAAGTATTCAATAATGTACACCGTGTTGTCAGCAGTCATCTCTTAATAACGTTTGTTTGACCGCATCAAAATGAGTATTGAACACAAAGTACTAACACCGTGACGTTTTGTTATGTTTCCATAACAACAGTACCGTCACACTGTGTCACTTGGTCTCATTTTTATCTACAAAAAATCATGATAAACTTCTAAAATTATATCTTTCTGATCTAGAAATGTTAAAATAAGGAGAAAATGTCAATGTCTTAAACAATAATTGTCGAGTTGCTGGTTACAGTACTACAAACAGATCGATATTCTAAACGCGTCAcacttgtacttgtacatgACGCATTAGTCTAACTTGAGTATGACTCTAAAATAAGTTTACAGGTGGCCTTCAAAACATGAGAGAGAAATGTGTGAAGgcgtctttttaaaaaaaaaaccccaacaacTTCCCATTATAAGTAGAACATCTTACTGAATAGTGACATACGGTAAAAAGTAGCAAAGATCCCCGTGTTGCACTTCCAAATTGGTATACGTCACGTCTCCTCCTACTACCCCAATCACAATGCCGGCTAATTATTTCGAGTTTTGTCAGAATTTAAAGACAAAAACGTGAAGTTTGCTCTACATTtgtgaaaaagaaagaaaaattgtACTTACCTGGGAATGTAATATGATGCTGGATACACGTATGGCTAGTGGCTGATATTGGGAGAAATGTAAGACCACTAGTCTATGGCATATGTTCTATAGTGGACTGAGGTGAGACTGAACTCAATTCGACTGGGGAATGGCCTTGTCACTCTGACTGCTTACtaagtatttatttatcaatatcCGCTATGGAGCTGAACACCTTGTGATTACTTTGACAATTTCTGCAGCAAATTTTCCCAATGTCACTCAAAGATACGTATTTTCTAACTCCATATATTTACTAAGACAAGTTCACGTCATATCGTCTATATAAAACCCGATGACCACTGTCCTTTTTAAAATGCAATACAACAGTAAAACAAGCACGTACCTTTAGAAAATTCAGGAGTTTGAGAAGTTAACTTCTGCGAGATCCGTCTTGTGGCGACAAGATGTACAACAGTATAAGAATGAGAGaactttgggggggggggggataatcCTCCTAAAATGACCAATCCAATGTGTACCAACAAAAAACGACATAAATTGTTGAGCGAAGGATATTGAAATAGTATTTATAGAAAGTGTCACTGTTTTGATGGTGTACGTATCATATGTTTATCTCTTGATACGGTCGGTCATAGGTCTGTTTTTCTCTCAAACCACCCCTTTTACGAATAATTAATTGACTGCACATGCACGCAAGTGCCATGTCATCGTTTGGGAAAATGAAGTGACCACAGGAACGTTTACATGTGTAAACAAAGACTGAACAGGTCGAGACGACCGTCAAAACCGGTACCGGTACTAGATGACCAAGGTAACATGCCTGTCAATGTGCTGTAAAATTAACGAGCTACTTTCACCTGGTTTTGATAAGGGGAACGAGGGACAATATGATGTATTCATAACcaactgtttgtttttgtatgcgACGAGCACGTTGCCTTGTGGTCAAAGCTCAGAACGCCAACTGTTCTGTACTTAAAGGTGAAATATAAGCTTAAAGAATTGGCTTTCTGAATTACCTTGCTTGACAACAAAGATAGAAGTGTAGAATGTAAGTTGATTTAAAGTGGATGCACGAGTTATAATGGAGAACCGTGTCTAGACTATACTGGTAAATACACTGAAAATTAGTTGAATAGAAACAAATCGCCGTATGCCTCACGAAGGTCTTTACTggtattgctacattttatcgtctgtctcgACGAAAGTCTTACTggtattactacattttattgtctgccTCGACGAAAATCTTACTggtattgctacattttatcgtctgcctcgACGAAAATCTTACTGGTATTGCTACATCTTATCGTCTGTCTCGACCCAAGTCTTACTggtattactacattttatcgttgtCTAGACGAAAGTCTTACTGGTCATTGCTACACTGTATCGTCTGCCTCAACGAAAGTCTTACTGGCATTGCTACACTGTATCGTCTGCCTCAACGAAAGTCTTACTGGCATTGCTACACTGTATCGTCTGTCTCGACGAAAGTCTTACTggtattgctacattttatcgtctgcctcgACGAAAATCTTACTggtgttgctacattttatcgtctgtctcaACGAAAATCTTACTggtattgctacattttatcgtctgcctcgACCCAAGTCTTACTGGCATTGCTACACTGTATCGTCTGTCTCGTCGAAAGTCTTACTggtattgctacattttatcgtctgcctcgACGAAAGTCTTACTggtattgctacattttatcgtctgcctcaaCGAAAATCTTACTggtgttgctacattttatcgtctacCTCAACGAAAATCTTACTggtattactacattttatcgttgtCTCGACGAAAGTCTTACTggtattgctacattttatcgtctgcctcgACGAAAGTCTTACTggtattgctacattttatcgtccgCCTCAACGAAAGTCTTACTGACATTGCTACAGTGTATCACTTGACGAAAATCTCACAAACGTTGCTACATGTTATCTTTCGCGATCGCTGAAATACGTCGTACTAATCAGTACTGTTCCATTTCATCACATGTTGTATCAATTTAACATATTACACTTTTGCATATtaactgtaaacctggaaatgtcCACTTAGTTTTGCttctttcacacacaaaaaacatgtacaaaaacgTAAAAATAATTAAGTAATGAccaaaatgccttcttgtacaatGAACACAATAttccagtctggtaattagtaaaaaatatttttgagaaGTAGCTGAAGACAATAAATTATCAGACCtattttcgcttatttcgctggaaaacaaaaacgcgAAAATACGCGCATGTAGTGACTATTAAAATACCTCTTTTGTATTAAAGGTGCACCAGGCCTATTAGTATTTCtgaaaaattagtctttgataACTAGTTTGGAAGACTGTATAATCGCAAAATATTTATAGtggcgaaaatatctaggttaaCTTAACAGATCGTCGCCAAATCACACACAGTATATTACAATAGCGGTATTGGGGACattattatgaattaatttttgtgtctttttttgaAGCAATACAG is from Glandiceps talaboti chromosome 1, keGlaTala1.1, whole genome shotgun sequence and encodes:
- the LOC144433840 gene encoding ileal sodium/bile acid cotransporter-like, producing the protein MADTNSTNITGPQGPPKHLVIANQVIIIFVLVVMMIGMGATITLREVWENIKKPIGPVIGLCCQFLISPFLGWSLAMACDLEASVAIGALAIATCPGGTLSNVMTYLTDGDTCLSIVMTTFSTIFAMAFMPLWLFVYSRSWIEAAATLPYLDIIIALILILIPGVFGMLIRWKLPKYAAKIALVCSIITVLGIVSALVVICLMNPLMFKSSWKPYIVSFLLPTLAFAIGYAIPWALRQEHKKCRTIAFETGIQNTALALTVVNLTLLREDGLQGVKTGLIPALHGLISFIVGMSIAGVYLIYKKFFKKDVVGLEEESMEETKTNEKPSDITEGKQSNGIENEGFKEEIPAVKDVEVDAEAPTENKEVVSTEDSEVIQA